The DNA segment GGTCATCGGTGTCGAAGTCCTATCGAGTTCAGGGTTTTCGACGTTTAGGGATTTCAACGGCAAGATGTCGGAGGTTACAATGAAAAATACTAGCATCAAGAATATGACGTCGACGAGCGGCGTCAGATCGATAAAGCTTCTGGATTTCTTTAGCGTCGTCTTAAATTTCATAGTCTTCACGCTGGTTGACGAGAACGTCGACGATAGTTGATGACGTCGTCTGCACTTCCAAGACGAACCGGTCTACGCGGCTTACAAGGTAGTTGTAGGCGACGAAGGTTGGTATTGCGACGACGAGGCCTGCGGCGGTGGTGACGAGGGCGTATTCCATCGCTTCGCCGATATTCGTCGTCGAGATATCCATAAGCCCGGAAAGGCGCATCTCTCCGAATGCCCTTATAAACCCAAGCACCGTCCCAAGAAGTCCTATCAGCGGTGCGATGTGTGCTATTATCGAGAGGATCCTGGTGTTTTTTTCTAGGAGGGCGATCTCGAGCATGCCAGTGACTTCCATAGCATCTTCGATCTCGTCTTGTTTTCTGTTGTGCCTCATAAGCCCTGACCGCACGATGTTTGACAAAGGGCCTCCAGTGTTTTCACACGACGCTATTGCTTCGA comes from the Waddliaceae bacterium genome and includes:
- a CDS encoding MotA/TolQ/ExbB proton channel family protein gives rise to the protein MFSFDTIAFTEIWKHISTIANWNLILVLIFGCSVVSFAIFIERMLLLKRSEIDTNAFVIDLRKSLRYGNYVEAIASCENTGGPLSNIVRSGLMRHNRKQDEIEDAMEVTGMLEIALLEKNTRILSIIAHIAPLIGLLGTVLGFIRAFGEMRLSGLMDISTTNIGEAMEYALVTTAAGLVVAIPTFVAYNYLVSRVDRFVLEVQTTSSTIVDVLVNQREDYEI